In Candidatus Hydrogenedentota bacterium, the DNA window GCCAAGCGTCTCGACTACAGGGAATTGACCGTCGCGCTGTTCCTCCGGGCGCATGGCCGCGCGCCCTCCCCTGTCGAGTTCTTCATGATCCGGGAGACCGCCGAGGCGTTTTCCGCCACGCCGGAGGAGGTGCTTTCGCTGGTGCTGCGGGAAGACCAGCCCGGTCCGACGTGGGACCAGTGCCGCCGGTTTCTGCAACGTTCCGGGGAGAAAGAGTTCCAGCCTTCTTCGGACGCGGCCGCCGTGGCGGCGGCGCTCGCCGCCACTCCGCTGGAGGAGTTGTTTGCGGAAATGGATGCGCTGGACGGGGCCAAAAGCGGCGCTGCTCCCGCCGTTCCTGTGGCTCCCCAGACCACCCCCGCCGATCCGGCGGACTATCCCACCTATTTCGGGTACTTCCACGACCACAGCGAGCTGTCCCTGGACGCCGAGGGGGATCCGTACCAGGCGTACCGGACGGCGCGCGACCTGGCGGAATTGGATTTCTACTCCCTGGCCGACCATGCCGAGTACCTGATTCTCTGGCCCTGGGACGACAAGTGGGACACCCTTCGCGATGCCGCGAATGCGGCCTACCAGCCCCATCAGTTTGCGGCCCTGTGGGGCTTCGAGTGGTCCAATCCCCTGCTTGGCCACATCACCGTGGTGAACAGCGACGGCTTCATCAACGCGGTGAGCACATACGGGCTGGGAAGCTTCTACCGGTGGATCTCCAGGCAGGCGGATTCGTTTGCCCTCTTCAACCATCCGGGCGACTTTGACCACACAGGCCGGGAGTTCCGCCGTTTCCGGCTGTCTCCCGCCGGCGTGCCCAACCTTGTCGGCATGGAGCTCTGGAACAGGAGCTATGGATTTGACCAGTACTATTACGCGGGAAGCTGGGAAAGCGACACGCCCTTCTTTGACCTCGCCCTTCAGAAAGGCTGGCGGATTTCCCCGGGGGGCGGTCAGGACAACCACAGCCGGGCCTGGGGGCTGCGCAACGACTTCCGGATGGGCGTGCAGGCGCGGGAGCTGACCCGGGACGGCATTGCGGAGGCCTGTCTGGCGCGGCGCTTCTAC includes these proteins:
- a CDS encoding CehA/McbA family metallohydrolase produces the protein MTYADSRIFSRGLRCFLAVAAVVAAGGGGAEAAAAPPQDAAAIQSGIAGFVAVVETSSPAKRLDYRELTVALFLRAHGRAPSPVEFFMIRETAEAFSATPEEVLSLVLREDQPGPTWDQCRRFLQRSGEKEFQPSSDAAAVAAALAATPLEELFAEMDALDGAKSGAAPAVPVAPQTTPADPADYPTYFGYFHDHSELSLDAEGDPYQAYRTARDLAELDFYSLADHAEYLILWPWDDKWDTLRDAANAAYQPHQFAALWGFEWSNPLLGHITVVNSDGFINAVSTYGLGSFYRWISRQADSFALFNHPGDFDHTGREFRRFRLSPAGVPNLVGMELWNRSYGFDQYYYAGSWESDTPFFDLALQKGWRISPGGGQDNHSRAWGLRNDFRMGVQARELTRDGIAEACLARRFYSTEDKNLLLDFRSSGHPMGSRLKGLPRVFTVSLGDRGGDGFERVRLFRNGELAQDAAVSGNAVDVVFEDPDGAGNDYYYVIVTQTDDGDRNGRNDEAVSAPIWFEDGPEDEPRTPACGTLSANAAARGGWGSLAVCVTALVLLVWLRRRPLPGFMR